A single genomic interval of Lathyrus oleraceus cultivar Zhongwan6 chromosome 7, CAAS_Psat_ZW6_1.0, whole genome shotgun sequence harbors:
- the LOC127106249 gene encoding expansin-B3, whose translation MQLKFSSNLSLFCFGLALKLALLPTAVGQLQHHTLDMHWYPGTATWYGDSNGDGSAGGACGYGTLVDVKPLRARVGAVGSVLFMKGEGCGACYKVKCLDNSICSRRAVTVIITDECPGCPTDSTHFDLSGAAFGHMAISGENGQLRNRGQIPVIYRRTPCKYPGRKIAFHVNEGSTPFWLSLLVEFEDAEGDIGTMHIRENGSSEWLQMNHVWGANWCIIGGPLRGPYSVKLSSSTGRTLSARDVIPSNWVPKATYTSRLNFYP comes from the exons ATGCAGCTCAAATTTAGCTCAAATCTGAGCCTCTTCTGCTTCGGCTTGGCCTTGAAACTTGCCCTTCTGCCAACGGCGGTGGGACAACTGCAGCACCACACCCTCGACATGCATTGGTATCCTGGAACCGCCACCTGGTACGGAGACTCCAACGGAGACGGAAGTGCCG GTGGAGCGTGTGGATATGGTACCTTGGTGGACGTGAAGCCGTTGAGGGCGAGAGTAGGGGCGGTGGGGTCGGTACTGTTTATGAAAGGGGAAGGGTGCGGTGCGTGTTACAAAGTGAAGTGCTTAGACAATAGCATATGTTCTAGGCGAGCAGTTACGGTCATAATCACCGACGAGTGCCCTGGCTGCCCCACCGACTCCACCCACTTTGATCTCAGCGGTGCTGCTTTTGGACACATGGCTATCTCCGGCGAAAATGGTCAGCTCAGAAACCGCGGTCAAATCCCTGTCATTTACCGAAG AACTCCGTGTAAATATCCAGGGAGAAAAATTGCCTTCCATGTCAACGAAGGTTCCACACCATTTTGGTTATCACTTCTGGTTGAATTTGAAGATGCAGAAGGAGATATAGGCACCATGCATATACGAGAA AATGGTTCTAGTGAGTGGCTGCAAATGAATCATGTGTGGGGTGCAAATTGGTGCATTATTGGGGGGCCTTTAAGGGGACCATACTCTGTTAAACTCAGCTCTTCCACTGGTAGAACCCTATCAGCTAGAGATGTTATTCCTAGCAATTGGGTTCCAAAGGCCACTTATACTTCTCGCCTAAATTTCTACCCTTAA